One Setaria italica strain Yugu1 chromosome II, Setaria_italica_v2.0, whole genome shotgun sequence DNA segment encodes these proteins:
- the LOC101774942 gene encoding shematrin-like protein 2, which translates to MAAKWWFIASLLLCLAVAAAAARGMPRDCDTATFAAEAVAGADDDNDSANAGAVDEEAKTADVFGGRTRGGGLFGGVHGPLGGGVAGFGPFGGAVAGAGPFGGFGGGGGLGSLAQK; encoded by the exons ATGGCGGCCAAGTGGTGGTTCATCGCCTCCCTCCTGCTCTGcctcgccgtggcggcggcggcggcgaggggaatGCCCCGCGACTGCGACACCGCCACCTTCGCGGCAGAAGCCGTCGCCGGGGCCGACGACGACAACGACAGCGCCAACGCCGGCGCCGTGGACGAGGAGGCCAAGACCGCCGACGTGTTCGGCGGGCggacccgcggcggcggcctcttcGGCGGCGTCCATGGCCCGCTGGGCGGGGGCGTCGCGGGGTTCGGCCCGTTCGGCGGGGCCGTGGCCGGCGCCGGGCCGTTCGGCGGGttcggaggaggcggcggcctcg GTTCTTTAGCacaaaagtga
- the LOC101769812 gene encoding probable prolyl 4-hydroxylase 4, giving the protein MTMRLRLRLRGVLLAVALLLAATAVVPVLLLGAAEHGGGGVVAPAPPFNSSRVKAVSWQPRIFVYRGFLSDAECDHLVRLGKAKVRRSMVADNRSGKSVMSEVRTSSGTFLDKRQDPVVSRIEERIAAWTFLPEENAENIQILRYEHGQKYEPHFDYFQDKVNQARGGHRYATVLMYLSTVEKGGETVFPNAKGWESQPKDDTFSECAKKGLAVKPVKGDAVLFFSLHVNGVPDLLSLHGSCPVIEGEKWSAPKWIHVKSYENSPDLKEEAGGCTDKSEYCAQWAVAGECGKNPVYMVGTEGSPGECRKSCRVCDS; this is encoded by the exons ATGACTATGaggctccgcctccgcctccgcggcgtCCTGCTCGCCGTGGCGCTCCTGCTGGCCGCCACTGCCGTCGTGCCGGTGCTCCTCCTGGGCGCCGCGGAGCACGGCGGAGGTGGGGtcgtggcgccggcgccgccgttcaACTCGTCGCGCGTGAAGGCAGTCTCGTGGCAGCCGAGGATCTTCGTGTACAGGGGGTTCCTGTCGGACGCGGAGTGCGACCACCTGGTGAGGCTGGGGAAGGCCAAGGTGCGGCGGTCCATGGTGGCGGACAACCGCTCCGGCAAGAGCGTCATGAGCGAGGTGCGCACCAGCTCCGGCACCTTCCTCGACAAGCGCCAG GATCCGGTGGTGAGTAGGATTGAGGAGAGGATTGCGGCATGGACGTTTCTTCCTGAAG AGAACGCTGAGAACATTCAGATACTCCGGTACGAGCACGGCCAGAAGTACGAGCCGCACTTCGACTACTTCCAGGACAAGGTCAACCAGGCCCGGGGAGGCCACCGCTACGCCACCGTGCTCATGTACCTGTCCACCGTCGAAAAGGGAGGCGAGACCGTCTTCCCCAACGCCAAG GGGTGGGAGTCTCAGCCCAAGGATGACACTTTCTCTGAATGTGCAAAGAAAGGGTTGGCAG TGAAACCGGTGAAAGGTGACGCGGTGCTCTTCTTCAGCCTTCACGTTAATGGAGTGCCGGACCTGCTCAGCCTCCATGGGAGCTGCCCGGTCATCGAAGGCGAGAAATGGTCTGCACCAAAGTGGATCCATGTCAAGTCCTATGAGAATTCCCCGGACCTTAAGGAGGAGGCTGGAGGATGCACTGACAAGAGTGAGTATTGCGCGCAATGGGCTGTGGCGGGCGAATGCGGGAAGAACCCGGTGTACATGGTAGGCACCGAGGGATCGCCTGGTGAATGCCGGAAGAGCTGCAGAGTCTGTGATTCATAG